From one Brevibacterium sp. 'Marine' genomic stretch:
- a CDS encoding cyclophilin-like fold protein: MIESMYIRIATSDTTLSATLDDTAAGRDLAAMLPLTLTLSDFHATEKIADLPGRLSTDGSPSAAAARAGDIAYYAPWGNLAIFYRDFPRSAGLVILGRIDESFAALTRADGEQTVTIEAAP; the protein is encoded by the coding sequence ATGATCGAATCCATGTACATCCGCATCGCCACAAGCGACACGACCTTGAGCGCAACGCTCGACGACACCGCGGCCGGCCGCGACCTCGCAGCCATGCTGCCCCTGACCCTGACACTGTCCGACTTCCACGCCACCGAGAAGATCGCCGACCTGCCCGGACGGCTGAGCACCGACGGTTCCCCCAGCGCGGCAGCGGCCAGGGCCGGGGACATCGCCTACTACGCGCCCTGGGGCAACCTCGCGATCTTCTACCGCGACTTCCCACGATCTGCCGGGCTCGTGATCCTCGGCCGCATCGACGAATCGTTCGCCGCGCTCACTCGCGCCGACGGCGAGCAGACCGTGACCATCGAGGCGGCCCCGTGA
- a CDS encoding MFS transporter gives MSEPTTSAPDSPQRPLPRRRLGFAAAAASLVVVFAASGAPIPLYERYRSADGLTTGDLSIAAVTYFAAVMVALVVLGRLSDHIGRKAVAMSAVVLATAGSLALLDVTGLGVLMAGRAFQGLACGLGSSAIAAYIVDLAPEKPKWLSATVVAGAPLVGLTIGAVGAGVLAEYGPAPEQTPYIAVTVPLAACAFLLLLSPDPTTRRDGALRSLRPNVHLPQTIRPLLPAAIAVFVGTWALGGFYQAFSPTISAQSLGTTNTLVAGIVFASFMAPYAFGGPLTGRLTPVTAQRLGITIFALAVVGVVIGLRTGTIAVVILCGIGAGAAQGAAFTGSMRGLLPRASAADRAGLMSTVYLFSYGGAALPSLISGRLTAAGMTLQTISLGYAALAVLAALVVLLASGRGHTLAATPSTNQPTTTTG, from the coding sequence ATGAGCGAGCCGACCACCAGCGCACCCGATTCCCCGCAGCGGCCCCTGCCGCGCAGGCGACTCGGGTTCGCCGCCGCCGCGGCCTCGCTGGTGGTCGTCTTCGCGGCCTCCGGGGCGCCGATTCCGCTCTACGAGCGCTACCGCTCCGCCGACGGACTGACCACCGGGGACCTGTCGATTGCGGCCGTGACCTACTTCGCCGCCGTCATGGTCGCCCTCGTCGTCCTCGGACGACTCTCCGACCATATCGGGCGCAAGGCCGTGGCGATGTCCGCGGTCGTCCTCGCCACCGCCGGGTCCCTGGCGCTGCTCGACGTCACCGGTCTCGGCGTGCTCATGGCCGGTCGTGCCTTCCAGGGGCTGGCATGCGGGCTCGGCTCCTCGGCAATAGCTGCCTATATCGTCGACCTCGCTCCCGAGAAGCCGAAATGGCTCAGCGCGACCGTCGTCGCCGGCGCCCCGCTGGTCGGCCTGACGATCGGCGCGGTCGGTGCCGGTGTGCTGGCCGAGTACGGGCCTGCGCCCGAGCAGACCCCCTACATCGCCGTAACCGTCCCGCTCGCCGCGTGCGCCTTCCTCCTGCTGCTCAGCCCCGACCCGACGACCCGCCGCGACGGCGCACTGCGATCGCTGCGGCCAAACGTGCACCTGCCGCAGACGATCCGGCCGCTGCTGCCCGCGGCGATCGCCGTATTCGTCGGCACCTGGGCGCTCGGCGGCTTCTACCAGGCCTTCAGCCCCACCATCTCCGCGCAGAGCCTGGGCACCACCAACACCCTCGTCGCCGGGATCGTCTTCGCCTCCTTCATGGCCCCCTACGCCTTCGGGGGGCCGCTCACCGGACGGCTGACCCCGGTGACCGCGCAGCGACTGGGCATCACCATCTTCGCCCTGGCCGTGGTCGGCGTCGTCATCGGACTGCGCACCGGGACCATCGCCGTTGTCATTCTGTGCGGCATCGGGGCCGGAGCCGCCCAGGGTGCGGCATTCACCGGCTCCATGCGCGGGCTTCTGCCCCGCGCCAGCGCCGCAGACAGGGCCGGGCTCATGTCCACCGTCTACCTCTTCTCCTACGGCGGAGCCGCCCTTCCCAGCCTCATCTCCGGACGGCTCACCGCCGCCGGTATGACTCTGCAGACCATCTCGCTGGGCTACGCCGCCCTCGCCGTTCTGGCAGCCCTCGTCGTCCTCCTCGCCTCCGGCCGGGGCCACACACTGGCCGCCACCCCCAGCACGAACCAGCCCACGACCACGACAGGATGA
- a CDS encoding zinc-dependent alcohol dehydrogenase family protein: MRGVVLHSPGDVRVEHREDPQIVHPTDAVIRVTAACVCGSDLWDYRGINPVDQPTPMGHEYIGIVEQIGDQVTSLTPGDFVVGSFWASDNTCEICRAGYQPGCPHAEYVGLGGAQAERLRVPQADGTLVATPGEPDPDLVPSLLAASDVLGTGWFGASAAEAGPGKTIAVVGDGAVGLSAVLAAGQLGADRVIAMSRHADRQALAREFGATDIVTERGDEGIAKIKELTNGYGAHSVVEAVGTQEAMMQALGSVRPGGHVGYVGVPHGIAIPGEPLFFTLSHLHGGPAPVRALLPDLIDRIWDRRIDPGRVFDLDLPLDEAAEAYRAMDERRATKALLRP; the protein is encoded by the coding sequence ATGCGAGGAGTCGTCCTCCACTCACCCGGCGACGTCCGAGTCGAACACCGCGAGGATCCACAGATCGTCCACCCCACCGACGCGGTCATCCGCGTCACCGCCGCCTGCGTGTGCGGCTCGGACCTGTGGGACTACCGCGGCATCAACCCCGTGGACCAGCCCACCCCCATGGGGCATGAGTACATCGGCATCGTCGAACAGATCGGCGACCAGGTGACGAGCCTGACACCAGGCGACTTCGTCGTCGGGTCATTCTGGGCCTCCGACAACACCTGCGAGATCTGCCGAGCCGGCTACCAGCCCGGCTGCCCGCACGCAGAATACGTCGGACTCGGCGGAGCCCAAGCAGAGCGCCTGCGCGTCCCGCAGGCCGACGGCACCCTTGTCGCCACCCCAGGCGAGCCCGATCCGGACCTCGTGCCTTCCCTGCTGGCGGCCTCCGACGTCCTCGGCACCGGTTGGTTCGGAGCCTCGGCCGCCGAGGCCGGACCCGGCAAGACCATCGCCGTGGTCGGCGACGGCGCAGTCGGCCTCTCGGCAGTGCTCGCGGCCGGCCAGCTCGGCGCGGACCGCGTCATCGCCATGTCCCGCCACGCCGACCGGCAGGCCCTGGCCCGCGAGTTCGGCGCGACCGACATCGTCACCGAGCGCGGCGACGAAGGCATCGCGAAGATCAAGGAACTCACGAACGGCTACGGTGCCCACAGCGTCGTCGAGGCGGTCGGCACCCAGGAGGCGATGATGCAGGCGCTCGGATCCGTGCGCCCCGGCGGTCACGTCGGATACGTCGGCGTCCCCCACGGGATCGCGATCCCCGGCGAGCCGCTGTTCTTCACGCTCAGCCACCTCCACGGCGGCCCCGCACCCGTCCGCGCATTGCTGCCCGACCTCATCGACCGGATCTGGGACCGGCGGATCGACCCGGGCCGCGTATTCGACCTCGACCTGCCCCTGGACGAGGCCGCCGAAGCCTACCGGGCCATGGACGAGCGGCGCGCCACCAAGGCGCTCCTGCGCCCCTGA
- a CDS encoding carboxymuconolactone decarboxylase family protein: protein MSDEQQNTGWTGGKNAFGDFASGMVHYTDKVLFDEVWEREGLSKRDRSLVTISALTALGKMDQLQFHLAYARQNGVTDDELKEALLQLAFYAGWPNGMGATTVLKNIVENDN from the coding sequence ATGAGCGACGAGCAGCAGAACACCGGCTGGACCGGCGGGAAGAACGCCTTCGGCGACTTCGCGTCCGGAATGGTCCACTACACCGACAAGGTCCTCTTTGACGAGGTCTGGGAGCGCGAGGGCCTATCCAAGCGTGATCGCAGCCTCGTGACGATCTCCGCGCTCACCGCGCTGGGGAAGATGGACCAGCTGCAGTTCCACCTCGCCTACGCCCGGCAGAACGGTGTCACCGACGACGAGCTCAAAGAAGCCCTCCTCCAGCTGGCGTTCTACGCCGGCTGGCCCAACGGCATGGGTGCAACCACCGTGCTGAAGAACATCGTCGAGAACGACAACTGA
- a CDS encoding cupin domain-containing protein has protein sequence MTTTTRRTVPGLAAATLAGALLTGCSTQDESDPAPETTETTASPASDGPGIAVSSTAEREPTDGDPETFTGDVEIQPLYDPNDASTGGAGQVTFQTGARTAWHSHPAGQRLIVTDGTGWIQEEGENRITVSAGDVVWFAPGVKHWHGATDGEAMTHIAVQDTIDGNNAEWMEHVTDEQYLDQA, from the coding sequence ATGACGACGACCACCCGCAGGACCGTCCCTGGCCTGGCCGCCGCGACCCTGGCCGGCGCGCTGCTGACCGGCTGCTCGACTCAGGACGAGTCCGACCCCGCGCCGGAGACGACCGAGACCACCGCTTCACCCGCATCCGATGGGCCGGGCATCGCCGTGTCCTCCACCGCGGAACGAGAGCCCACCGACGGCGACCCGGAGACCTTCACCGGCGACGTCGAGATCCAACCACTGTATGACCCGAACGACGCCTCGACCGGCGGTGCCGGACAGGTGACGTTTCAAACCGGTGCGCGCACTGCTTGGCATTCTCATCCCGCTGGCCAGCGACTGATCGTCACCGACGGCACCGGCTGGATCCAGGAGGAAGGAGAGAACCGCATCACGGTCTCCGCCGGCGACGTCGTGTGGTTCGCGCCCGGCGTCAAACACTGGCACGGCGCGACTGACGGGGAGGCGATGACCCACATTGCCGTCCAGGACACCATCGACGGGAACAACGCCGAATGGATGGAGCACGTGACCGACGAGCAGTACCTCGACCAGGCATGA
- a CDS encoding carboxymuconolactone decarboxylase family protein, with protein MTHRHPRRLVLSTAALAAGAALLAGCTGQPTEDADPTARTDRVGSVAPALEQYDAEQVQALWDDESLSARDRGLVTIAVHVASGSTDDLGFYVDKALDDGAGPAEVSEAITHLGFYAGWPNAVAAVDPIAAVYESRGIDASELPETDPELLDQDAEAESARETDVQDQHGDTSQRLVDATDQTVFDDLWLRPGLEPRDRSLITVVALVATSQADQIPYHLGRAMDNGLTAEEVDPLMEHLAYFTGWPKVFTAMPVVTETLESR; from the coding sequence ATGACGCACCGACACCCCCGACGCCTCGTGCTCTCGACCGCCGCCCTGGCCGCCGGTGCCGCACTGCTGGCTGGATGCACCGGCCAACCAACCGAAGACGCCGACCCGACCGCCCGCACCGACCGCGTCGGATCCGTGGCCCCGGCACTGGAGCAGTATGACGCCGAGCAGGTGCAAGCCCTGTGGGACGACGAGAGTCTCTCTGCCCGCGACCGCGGACTGGTCACCATCGCCGTCCATGTGGCCAGCGGGAGCACCGACGACCTCGGGTTCTACGTCGACAAGGCCCTCGACGACGGCGCGGGGCCTGCCGAAGTGTCCGAGGCCATCACCCACCTCGGCTTCTACGCTGGCTGGCCCAATGCCGTGGCCGCGGTCGACCCGATCGCCGCCGTGTACGAGTCGCGCGGCATCGACGCCTCTGAGCTGCCCGAGACCGACCCTGAGCTGCTCGACCAGGACGCCGAGGCCGAGTCCGCGCGGGAGACCGACGTGCAGGACCAGCACGGCGACACCTCGCAGCGCCTCGTTGACGCCACCGATCAGACCGTCTTCGATGACCTGTGGCTGCGGCCCGGCCTCGAGCCGCGCGACCGCAGCCTGATCACCGTCGTCGCTCTGGTGGCAACCAGCCAGGCCGACCAGATCCCGTACCACCTGGGCCGGGCGATGGACAACGGGCTCACCGCCGAGGAAGTCGACCCGCTCATGGAGCACCTGGCCTACTTCACCGGCTGGCCCAAGGTGTTCACCGCTATGCCCGTCGTCACCGAGACCCTTGAGTCCCGATGA
- a CDS encoding NAD(P)H-binding protein, producing the protein MSRIVVIGAAGGVGTRLVGELIARGDVVAAIHRRPEQAEQLRAVGAEPVLLDVADEVRSGVPDRLAEVARGADALVYAAGASSAPIDVARVVDGDGVAFAARAAQAAGVDRFLLVSAFPDAWRGQGMPAAFEEYMGIKKDADVALAATGLDWVIVRPGTLTTGARTGRIALGPAIAYGDVSRADLAAVLAEIVHRPGVSRQVVELTDGTAPITDAVDAVARL; encoded by the coding sequence ATGTCGCGGATCGTCGTGATCGGAGCCGCCGGCGGGGTCGGCACCCGCCTCGTCGGCGAGCTGATCGCCCGTGGCGACGTCGTCGCCGCCATTCACCGCCGCCCCGAGCAGGCCGAGCAGCTTCGCGCCGTCGGCGCGGAGCCGGTGCTGCTCGACGTGGCCGACGAGGTCCGGTCCGGAGTGCCGGACCGGCTCGCAGAAGTGGCACGGGGTGCGGACGCCCTCGTGTACGCGGCCGGGGCCAGCAGTGCGCCCATCGACGTCGCCCGGGTCGTCGACGGCGACGGGGTCGCCTTCGCTGCCAGGGCGGCCCAGGCGGCTGGTGTCGACCGGTTCCTGCTGGTCTCGGCGTTCCCCGACGCCTGGCGCGGTCAGGGCATGCCGGCCGCGTTCGAGGAGTACATGGGCATCAAGAAGGACGCCGACGTCGCCCTCGCGGCCACGGGCCTCGATTGGGTCATCGTCCGCCCTGGCACCCTCACGACCGGGGCGCGGACCGGGCGCATCGCGCTGGGCCCGGCGATCGCCTATGGGGACGTGTCCCGGGCCGACCTCGCCGCCGTCCTGGCCGAGATCGTCCACAGGCCCGGGGTGTCACGGCAGGTCGTGGAACTGACCGATGGCACCGCCCCGATCACCGACGCGGTCGACGCCGTCGCCCGCCTGTAG
- a CDS encoding zinc-binding dehydrogenase encodes MTDTMRALIAGRGPDWVLDRIPIPEPGSGQVLIRNRAAAVNNADLPMLAEADPTAGGHGEEFVAGFEYAGEIAGVGDEASGWRVGVPVMGSIPSSFAEYVVADHRFVMPRPASLASEIAAALPTGLLTEHGGLAVSGFAAGQSVLITGASTGIGLIGVQVAKTLGASRVIGTTRSPDKRKLLASVGVDEVIVTSEQDLSVAVLAATDGQGVDVVLDHIAGQVFAETLPATAHDGHVVNIGRLAGPASTIDIDALSYRHLNVHGVSFGFSRDWETVGIIAGLLPEMIPAVERGLIRPVIDITLPLSRPDEIVGRLRSGQAAGKVVVAIDD; translated from the coding sequence ATGACTGACACGATGCGCGCACTGATCGCCGGACGGGGACCCGACTGGGTCCTCGACCGGATCCCGATCCCCGAGCCCGGTTCCGGGCAGGTTCTGATCCGCAACCGTGCTGCGGCGGTCAACAACGCCGACCTGCCGATGCTCGCCGAGGCTGATCCCACGGCGGGCGGGCATGGGGAGGAATTCGTCGCTGGGTTCGAGTACGCCGGCGAGATCGCCGGCGTCGGCGACGAGGCCAGCGGCTGGAGGGTCGGCGTCCCGGTGATGGGGTCGATCCCTTCTTCCTTCGCCGAGTACGTCGTCGCCGATCACCGGTTCGTCATGCCCCGACCCGCTTCGCTCGCGTCTGAGATCGCAGCGGCCCTGCCAACGGGGCTGCTGACCGAGCACGGTGGGCTCGCGGTCTCCGGGTTCGCGGCCGGCCAGAGCGTGCTGATCACCGGGGCGTCGACCGGCATCGGCCTCATCGGCGTCCAGGTCGCCAAGACCCTGGGTGCCTCTCGGGTGATCGGCACGACCCGCAGTCCGGATAAGCGAAAGCTGCTGGCCTCGGTCGGCGTGGACGAGGTCATCGTGACGAGCGAGCAGGACCTGTCCGTGGCGGTGCTTGCCGCCACCGACGGCCAGGGTGTCGACGTCGTCCTCGACCACATCGCCGGACAGGTCTTTGCCGAGACCCTGCCCGCCACTGCCCACGACGGTCACGTCGTCAATATCGGCCGGCTCGCCGGTCCGGCGTCTACCATCGATATCGATGCCCTGTCCTACCGGCACCTGAACGTCCACGGCGTCTCCTTCGGCTTCAGCCGCGACTGGGAGACCGTGGGCATCATCGCCGGCCTCCTGCCCGAGATGATCCCCGCCGTCGAACGAGGGCTGATCCGCCCGGTCATCGACATCACACTGCCGCTGAGTCGCCCCGACGAGATCGTGGGTCGCCTGCGCTCGGGCCAGGCGGCCGGGAAGGTCGTCGTCGCCATAGACGACTGA
- a CDS encoding aldo/keto reductase: MNRHEEGTTRAMEYAHLGRSGLLVSRIALGAMNFGDATGKDEAFEVLDRAVDLGINHVDTADVYGGPQTPDMNQGFGTSEEIIGDWLMKSGKRDEIVLATKAYQPMGTGPNDRRLSAYHIKRACEASLRRLGTDHIDLYQMHHVDRGTPFEEIWQAMEQLIVEGKVTYVGSSNFAGWDVATAQLTAQQRGLFGLASEQSFYNLANRAIEQEMIPALEHFGIGLLTWSPLARGVLAGSEPGPDAVRRTVSGAQQQRQQYAAQLTEYEALCNQIGHDPSDVAQAWLLHQPAVTAVIAGPRTVAQLESTASASAIELDAETLTELDRIWPGPGVAPQSYAW, translated from the coding sequence ATGAACAGGCACGAGGAGGGAACGACAAGAGCCATGGAGTACGCGCATCTGGGCCGGTCCGGCCTGCTGGTCTCGAGGATCGCGCTGGGCGCGATGAACTTCGGTGACGCCACCGGCAAGGATGAGGCATTCGAGGTCCTGGACCGCGCTGTCGATCTCGGTATCAACCACGTCGACACCGCCGACGTCTACGGCGGTCCGCAGACACCGGACATGAACCAGGGCTTCGGCACCTCCGAGGAGATCATCGGCGACTGGCTGATGAAATCCGGAAAACGCGACGAGATCGTGCTGGCCACCAAGGCCTACCAGCCGATGGGCACCGGTCCCAACGACCGCCGCCTGTCCGCCTACCACATCAAACGGGCCTGTGAGGCTAGTCTGCGCCGGCTGGGAACCGACCACATCGACCTCTACCAGATGCACCACGTCGACCGGGGTACCCCATTCGAGGAGATCTGGCAGGCGATGGAGCAGCTCATTGTCGAGGGCAAAGTCACCTACGTCGGCTCGAGCAACTTCGCCGGTTGGGACGTCGCTACCGCCCAACTGACCGCCCAGCAGCGCGGATTGTTCGGTCTGGCGTCGGAGCAGAGCTTCTACAACCTCGCTAACCGGGCCATCGAGCAGGAGATGATTCCCGCGCTGGAGCACTTCGGCATCGGCCTCCTGACCTGGAGCCCGCTGGCTCGCGGCGTGCTGGCAGGCAGTGAGCCCGGCCCCGACGCCGTGCGCCGCACCGTATCCGGAGCGCAGCAGCAGCGCCAGCAGTACGCCGCCCAGCTCACCGAGTACGAGGCACTGTGCAACCAAATCGGGCATGACCCATCCGATGTCGCGCAAGCCTGGCTGCTGCACCAGCCGGCCGTCACGGCCGTCATCGCCGGGCCCCGCACCGTCGCACAGCTGGAGTCCACGGCCTCCGCCTCGGCGATAGAGCTGGACGCCGAGACACTGACCGAGTTGGACCGGATCTGGCCCGGTCCCGGCGTCGCCCCGCAGTCCTACGCCTGGTGA
- a CDS encoding cupin domain-containing protein, whose translation MSENGFDQIFPTGESNEAFAQYFIGQSYLAPLTDGSVPVSNVSFEPGCRNNWHIHHGENGGGDQILLCTAGSGWYQAEGEEPVSMVPGTAIRVPAGTKHWHGAKADAWFSHLAFITPGEGVSNEWLEPVTDEIYGQLSNNGK comes from the coding sequence ATGAGTGAGAACGGATTCGACCAGATCTTCCCGACCGGGGAGTCCAACGAGGCCTTCGCACAGTACTTCATCGGGCAGAGTTACCTCGCCCCGCTGACCGATGGCAGCGTGCCCGTGTCTAATGTGTCGTTCGAGCCGGGGTGCCGGAACAACTGGCATATCCACCACGGTGAAAACGGCGGCGGGGACCAGATCCTGCTGTGCACCGCCGGGTCGGGGTGGTATCAGGCTGAGGGCGAGGAGCCGGTCAGCATGGTCCCGGGCACGGCGATCCGCGTGCCGGCCGGGACCAAGCATTGGCATGGGGCGAAGGCCGACGCGTGGTTCTCCCACTTGGCCTTCATCACCCCCGGCGAGGGCGTGAGCAATGAATGGCTCGAGCCGGTCACTGACGAGATCTACGGCCAACTGTCAAACAACGGAAAGTGA
- a CDS encoding aldo/keto reductase gives MSILNETYTLPGGIEIPKLGLGTWFIDDDQAADAVRAAVEIGYRNIDTAQAYGNERGVGEGVRASGVSREDLFVSTKLAAEVKDYDGAVAAIDESLSTMGLDYIDLFLIHAPQPWEDFRNGDYADGNAQAWKALEEAHQAGKIRAIGVSNFLQSDLDSLLETATVTPHVNQLLVHAGNTPSELLSYCESKGILVEAYSPIAHGEILDNPDVKTMAEAYGVTVPQLCIRYTIQLGTVSLPKTANPDHMRSNAEVDFTISDEDMGALRGLHDQDYGESAAFPVYSGK, from the coding sequence ATGAGCATTCTCAACGAAACCTACACCCTGCCCGGTGGTATCGAGATCCCCAAGCTGGGGCTGGGCACGTGGTTCATCGACGATGACCAGGCTGCTGACGCCGTCAGGGCAGCGGTCGAGATCGGCTACCGCAACATCGACACTGCTCAGGCCTACGGCAACGAGCGCGGCGTCGGCGAAGGTGTGCGTGCCTCAGGCGTCTCCCGGGAGGACCTCTTCGTATCGACGAAGCTCGCCGCGGAGGTCAAGGACTATGATGGCGCGGTTGCTGCGATCGACGAGTCGCTGTCGACGATGGGCCTGGACTACATCGACCTGTTCCTCATCCATGCCCCGCAGCCGTGGGAGGACTTCCGCAACGGCGACTATGCCGACGGCAACGCCCAGGCCTGGAAGGCCCTCGAAGAGGCGCACCAGGCAGGCAAGATCCGTGCGATCGGGGTGTCGAACTTCCTGCAGTCCGATCTCGACAGCCTGTTGGAGACCGCGACGGTCACGCCGCATGTCAACCAGCTGCTGGTCCATGCCGGCAATACGCCGTCGGAGCTGCTGAGTTACTGCGAGTCCAAGGGCATACTCGTCGAGGCGTACTCCCCGATCGCGCACGGCGAGATCCTCGACAATCCCGACGTCAAGACGATGGCCGAGGCGTATGGGGTGACGGTGCCGCAGCTGTGCATCCGGTACACGATCCAGTTGGGCACCGTGTCTCTGCCGAAGACCGCGAACCCCGACCACATGCGTTCCAACGCCGAAGTCGACTTCACCATTTCCGATGAGGACATGGGCGCCCTGCGGGGCCTGCACGACCAGGACTACGGCGAGTCCGCCGCCTTCCCCGTCTACAGCGGAAAGTGA
- a CDS encoding DUF2255 family protein — protein MSTWTIKQLNTIATTDDFHIAPYRADSVTPGTLTWIWSVIVDGAVYVRAYNGTASRWYQSALDQKAGRITAGGIDAEVTFTPVAGELDESIDAAYSEKYAGSPYLPPMVSDRTRAATVRVDPR, from the coding sequence ATGAGTACCTGGACAATCAAGCAGCTGAACACCATCGCGACCACCGACGATTTCCACATCGCCCCCTACCGGGCCGACAGTGTGACGCCCGGGACGCTGACCTGGATATGGTCCGTCATCGTCGACGGCGCGGTCTACGTCCGCGCCTACAACGGCACCGCCTCCCGCTGGTACCAGTCCGCACTGGACCAGAAGGCGGGCCGGATCACCGCCGGCGGCATCGACGCCGAGGTCACGTTCACACCGGTCGCCGGCGAGCTCGATGAGAGCATCGATGCCGCGTATTCCGAGAAGTACGCCGGCAGCCCCTACCTGCCGCCGATGGTCTCGGACCGGACTCGCGCGGCCACCGTCCGCGTCGACCCCCGATGA
- a CDS encoding oxidoreductase, with amino-acid sequence MSAQEQRPIGTGFDASSDVVDVLDGVDLTGKTALVTGGSSGLGAESVKALAAAGARVIAPVRRPGSAPTAEEVEEVSGLDLGDLDTVARAAEHIAEITSNVNIVITAAGVMATPLRRVGPGWEGQLAVNHLGHFALLARLYPLLAAQGARVVTYSSSAHHASGIRWDDPHFLRGYDKWKAYGQSKTATSLFAVGLDARGRGDGVRAFTVHPGKILTGLQRDVPHAEQVAMGWVDEQGKFIGEGFKTWSQGAATGLWAATAGELEGQGGLFLEDCDVAAVLESGGAMTGGVEPYAVDHAGAEKLWRISAAITATDLPG; translated from the coding sequence ATGAGCGCGCAGGAGCAGCGGCCGATCGGCACCGGCTTCGACGCGTCCAGCGACGTCGTTGACGTTCTGGACGGTGTCGACCTGACAGGGAAGACCGCCCTCGTCACCGGCGGTTCCTCCGGGCTCGGCGCGGAGAGCGTCAAAGCGCTCGCCGCCGCCGGTGCCCGGGTGATCGCGCCCGTCAGGCGGCCCGGCTCCGCGCCTACAGCTGAAGAAGTCGAGGAAGTGTCCGGCCTCGACCTCGGGGACTTGGACACCGTTGCCCGCGCAGCCGAGCACATCGCTGAGATCACCAGCAACGTGAACATCGTCATCACCGCTGCCGGGGTAATGGCCACGCCATTGCGCCGCGTCGGCCCGGGCTGGGAGGGCCAGCTCGCTGTCAACCACCTCGGCCACTTCGCCCTCCTCGCCCGGCTCTACCCGCTGCTGGCCGCACAGGGCGCGCGAGTCGTGACCTACTCGTCCTCGGCTCACCATGCCTCGGGCATCCGCTGGGACGACCCTCACTTCCTGCGCGGCTACGACAAGTGGAAGGCCTACGGCCAGTCGAAAACCGCCACCAGCCTCTTCGCCGTGGGCCTCGACGCCCGTGGCCGCGGCGACGGCGTAAGAGCGTTCACAGTCCATCCCGGCAAAATCCTCACCGGACTGCAGCGCGACGTCCCGCACGCCGAGCAGGTCGCCATGGGCTGGGTCGACGAGCAGGGCAAGTTCATCGGGGAGGGCTTCAAAACCTGGTCCCAAGGAGCAGCGACCGGGCTGTGGGCGGCGACGGCCGGTGAGCTGGAGGGCCAGGGCGGCCTGTTCCTCGAGGACTGCGACGTCGCGGCCGTCCTCGAGTCTGGTGGAGCAATGACCGGCGGAGTCGAGCCGTACGCCGTCGACCACGCTGGCGCCGAGAAGCTATGGCGGATCTCGGCGGCGATCACCGCCACCGATCTGCCCGGGTAA
- a CDS encoding helix-turn-helix transcriptional regulator — MDNRAETREFLMTRRAKLSPEDTGLPDFGGIRRVPGLRREEVSLLAGVSVEYYTRVERGGLAGVSDGILDALVRALQLDDAEREHLFDLARAAGPAPRTARKKRGQVSESLQRLLDGMTGVPAFIRNGRLDVLAINALGQMLYSEAFVHAARPVNLARFCFLDEGAHRLYPDWQKAADIAVALLHTEAGRDPSDEALTELVGELNTKSEDFRTLWAKHDVRLHQSGYKDFRHPLVGDLRLSMDALEMPAQHGLTLTAYSAEPNTPSETRMRRLAEQVHGTGGARISAGASAAE, encoded by the coding sequence ATGGACAATCGAGCCGAAACCCGCGAATTTCTTATGACGCGCCGGGCAAAGCTGAGCCCTGAAGACACCGGACTGCCAGACTTCGGCGGCATCCGCCGGGTCCCGGGCCTGCGCCGCGAAGAGGTCTCGCTGCTGGCCGGGGTCAGCGTCGAGTACTACACTCGCGTGGAACGCGGCGGGCTCGCCGGGGTCTCCGACGGCATCCTCGACGCCCTCGTCCGCGCGCTGCAGCTCGACGACGCCGAGCGGGAGCATCTGTTCGACCTCGCCCGGGCCGCTGGACCTGCGCCGAGGACGGCGCGGAAGAAGCGCGGCCAAGTCTCGGAAAGCCTCCAGAGGCTGCTGGACGGCATGACCGGCGTCCCGGCGTTCATTCGAAATGGCCGCCTCGACGTCCTGGCGATCAACGCGCTGGGCCAGATGCTCTACTCTGAGGCGTTCGTGCACGCCGCGCGGCCGGTGAACCTGGCCCGTTTCTGCTTCCTCGACGAGGGCGCGCATCGGCTCTACCCGGACTGGCAGAAGGCCGCCGATATCGCGGTCGCACTGCTGCATACCGAGGCCGGCCGAGACCCCTCCGACGAGGCATTGACAGAGCTGGTCGGAGAGCTGAACACGAAATCGGAGGATTTCCGCACCCTGTGGGCCAAGCACGACGTGCGGCTGCACCAGAGCGGCTACAAGGACTTCCGCCACCCCCTGGTCGGCGACCTGCGCCTGAGCATGGATGCTCTGGAGATGCCCGCCCAACACGGGCTGACGCTCACCGCCTACAGCGCCGAACCGAACACGCCCTCGGAGACGAGGATGCGGCGACTGGCCGAGCAGGTCCACGGCACCGGCGGCGCTCGCATCTCTGCAGGGGCGTCCGCTGCGGAATAA